From Gordonia crocea, the proteins below share one genomic window:
- a CDS encoding AIM24 family protein — protein MAGEWRPDPGGQYEVRWWDGQQWTDQVGAGGQVFTAPLAAPSAAQPQAPLQPQQPQQPQQPQQPQQQQQPQHPQQPQQFAQHPVNPTDSFAGISGELVDGRYSENEEAAVANQNQRMLRVRIGEPFFARQGAMVAYQGNVDFAFEGGGASRFIKKALTGEGLPLMRCSGQGDVFLADLAKDVHLLKLENSALSISGKNVLAFSSSLEWNIERVKGGSMLTGGLFNTLLRGTGWVALTTDGPPVVLNAAEAPTFADTDAIVAWSANLQTSLVSSMKASALIGRGSGEAVQVAFSGPGFVIVQPSEGIQFPVA, from the coding sequence GTGGCCGGAGAATGGCGTCCAGACCCGGGTGGTCAATACGAGGTCCGATGGTGGGACGGGCAACAGTGGACCGATCAGGTCGGGGCCGGCGGCCAGGTGTTCACCGCACCTCTCGCCGCGCCATCGGCGGCCCAACCGCAGGCCCCCCTACAACCTCAGCAACCTCAGCAACCTCAGCAACCTCAGCAACCTCAGCAACAGCAGCAACCGCAACATCCCCAGCAACCCCAGCAGTTCGCCCAGCATCCGGTGAACCCGACGGACTCGTTTGCCGGGATCAGCGGCGAGCTGGTCGACGGCCGGTACAGCGAGAACGAGGAAGCCGCGGTCGCCAACCAGAATCAGCGCATGCTGCGCGTGCGGATCGGCGAGCCGTTCTTCGCCCGGCAGGGGGCGATGGTCGCCTACCAGGGCAACGTCGACTTCGCCTTCGAGGGCGGCGGCGCGTCGCGGTTCATCAAGAAGGCGCTCACCGGCGAAGGGCTGCCGCTGATGCGGTGCTCGGGTCAGGGCGACGTCTTCCTCGCCGACCTGGCCAAGGATGTGCACCTGCTAAAGCTGGAGAACAGTGCGCTGTCGATCAGCGGCAAGAACGTGCTGGCCTTCTCGTCGAGCCTGGAGTGGAACATCGAACGGGTCAAAGGCGGCAGCATGCTGACCGGCGGGCTGTTCAACACCCTGCTGCGCGGAACCGGCTGGGTGGCCCTGACCACCGACGGACCGCCGGTGGTGCTCAACGCCGCCGAGGCGCCCACCTTTGCCGACACCGACGCGATCGTGGCCTGGTCGGCGAACCTGCAGACCAGCCTGGTGTCCAGCATGAAGGCCAGCGCGTTGATCGGGCGCGGCTCGGGCGAGGCCGTGCAGGTCGCCTTCAGCGGTCCCGGCTTCGTGATCGTGCAGCCGTCGGAGGGGATCCAGTTCCCGGTCGCCTGA
- the secA2 gene encoding accessory Sec system translocase SecA2, with protein sequence MGKLSNTMWRLLGAQSGRNQSKSVALIKKAATHDDWAAGLDDDEFGAAARELEIATDLVDRAKFLALVREAADRSLSLRPYDVQLQGSLRMLEGDVVEMATGEGKTLSGAIAAIGYALIGHKVHVISVNDYLATRDAEWMRPLFDMFGISVGSVEESSTAADRIAAYDSDVTYGSVNEIGFDVLRDQLATREDDLVAPTPDVAIIDEADSVLVDEALVPLILAGSSTGEVADAAIAAVVSRMKTKHYEIDTEGRNISLTDEGAAFVEQELGVDLYSEAHVGTTLVHTNIALYAYYLLERDVHYIVRDGEVKLINASRGRVAQLQRWPDGVQAAVELKERLDQTDSGEVIDTITVQALIGRYPKVCGMTGTALAAGEQLRQFYDLYVSQIPPNTENIREDEPDRVYDTKANKVEAIVDYVKEIHEIGQPILIGTHDVAESEELAYFLEKAGVSCVVLNAKNDAEEAAIIADAGKLDAVTVSTQMAGRGTDIRLGGAEATTEEHDEVVELGGLCVIGTGRYDTERLDNQLRGRAGRQGDPGRSVFFSSLEDPLVTRNLSFKRDPESNEPDGSMGSRGVELIEQAQRVAEGVMLELHANTWRYNKLVNQQRDIIVGRRMELLRTDEALTSLAELEPVRYQALLDGRLPAPKKVDEKKADTKKADADDKKADEKADADDKKSDEKKADEKKSTDKKTADKKDADDTSDFGPITEKVDKGVLEQAAREIMLYHLDRAWSDHLAFVSDVRSSIHLRAIGRESPLDEFHKLILAEFTTLPAEAVEAARETFRTATITNEGVDLDGAGRHRSTSTWTYMVHDNLFSSGGAKMLQGIIGVFR encoded by the coding sequence GTGGGCAAGCTTTCCAACACGATGTGGCGGCTCCTCGGAGCCCAAAGCGGTCGCAACCAGTCGAAATCAGTGGCGCTGATCAAGAAGGCCGCCACCCACGACGACTGGGCCGCCGGGCTCGACGACGACGAGTTCGGCGCTGCGGCGCGCGAGCTGGAGATCGCCACCGACCTGGTCGACCGCGCGAAGTTCCTCGCGCTGGTCCGCGAGGCGGCCGACCGTTCGCTCTCGCTGCGCCCTTACGACGTCCAGCTGCAGGGTTCGCTGCGCATGCTCGAGGGCGACGTGGTGGAGATGGCCACCGGTGAGGGCAAGACCCTCTCCGGCGCGATTGCCGCCATCGGCTACGCGCTGATCGGCCACAAGGTGCACGTGATCTCGGTCAACGACTACCTGGCCACCCGCGACGCGGAATGGATGCGCCCGCTGTTCGACATGTTCGGCATCAGCGTCGGGTCGGTCGAGGAGTCCTCGACCGCCGCCGACCGCATCGCCGCCTATGACTCCGACGTCACCTATGGTTCGGTCAACGAGATCGGGTTCGACGTCCTGCGCGACCAACTCGCCACGCGGGAGGACGATCTGGTCGCCCCCACCCCCGACGTCGCGATCATCGACGAGGCCGACTCCGTCCTCGTCGACGAGGCGCTGGTGCCGCTGATCCTGGCCGGTTCCTCGACCGGCGAGGTCGCCGACGCCGCCATCGCCGCGGTCGTGTCGCGGATGAAGACCAAGCACTACGAGATCGACACCGAGGGCCGCAACATCAGCCTCACCGACGAGGGGGCGGCATTCGTCGAGCAGGAGCTCGGTGTCGACCTCTACAGCGAGGCGCACGTCGGCACGACGCTGGTCCACACCAACATCGCGTTGTACGCGTACTACCTCCTCGAGCGCGATGTCCACTACATCGTGCGCGACGGCGAGGTGAAGCTGATCAACGCCTCGCGCGGCCGGGTCGCCCAGCTGCAGCGCTGGCCCGACGGGGTCCAGGCCGCGGTCGAGCTCAAAGAGCGGCTCGACCAGACCGACTCCGGCGAGGTCATCGACACCATCACGGTGCAGGCCCTCATCGGCCGGTACCCCAAGGTCTGCGGCATGACCGGCACGGCGCTCGCCGCCGGCGAGCAACTCCGCCAGTTCTACGACCTCTACGTCTCGCAGATCCCGCCGAACACCGAGAACATCCGCGAGGACGAGCCCGACCGCGTCTATGACACCAAGGCCAACAAGGTCGAGGCGATCGTCGACTACGTCAAGGAGATCCACGAGATCGGCCAGCCGATCCTGATCGGCACCCACGACGTCGCGGAATCGGAGGAGTTGGCCTACTTCCTGGAGAAGGCCGGGGTCTCGTGCGTGGTCCTCAACGCGAAGAACGACGCCGAGGAGGCGGCGATCATCGCCGACGCCGGCAAGCTCGACGCGGTGACCGTGTCGACCCAGATGGCCGGTCGCGGTACCGACATCCGCCTCGGCGGTGCCGAGGCCACCACCGAGGAGCACGACGAGGTCGTCGAGCTCGGCGGGCTCTGCGTGATCGGCACCGGGCGCTACGACACCGAGCGGCTCGACAACCAGCTTCGCGGTCGTGCCGGGCGCCAGGGCGATCCGGGCCGGTCGGTGTTCTTCTCGTCGCTGGAAGACCCGCTGGTCACGCGCAACTTGTCGTTCAAGCGCGACCCGGAGTCCAACGAGCCGGACGGGTCGATGGGATCGCGCGGCGTCGAGCTCATCGAGCAGGCCCAGCGCGTCGCCGAGGGCGTGATGCTCGAGCTGCACGCCAACACCTGGCGGTACAACAAGCTGGTGAACCAGCAGCGGGACATCATCGTCGGGCGCCGCATGGAGCTGCTGCGCACCGATGAGGCGCTGACCAGCCTCGCCGAGCTCGAGCCGGTCCGGTACCAGGCCCTGCTCGACGGCCGCCTGCCCGCCCCGAAGAAGGTCGACGAGAAGAAGGCCGATACCAAGAAGGCGGACGCCGACGACAAGAAGGCCGACGAGAAGGCGGACGCCGACGACAAGAAGTCCGACGAGAAGAAGGCCGACGAGAAGAAGTCCACGGACAAGAAGACCGCAGACAAGAAGGATGCGGACGACACCAGCGACTTCGGGCCGATCACCGAGAAGGTCGACAAGGGCGTCCTCGAACAGGCCGCGCGCGAGATCATGCTCTACCACCTGGACCGGGCGTGGAGCGATCATCTGGCCTTCGTCTCCGACGTGCGCTCGAGCATCCACCTGCGCGCGATCGGGCGGGAATCCCCGCTCGACGAGTTCCACAAGCTGATTCTCGCCGAGTTCACCACGTTGCCCGCCGAAGCGGTCGAGGCGGCGCGGGAGACCTTCCGGACCGCCACGATCACCAATGAGGGGGTCGACCTCGACGGCGCCGGCCGGCACCGTTCCACGTCGACGTGGACCTACATGGTGCACGACAACCTCTTCTCCTCGGGCGGCGCCAAGATGCTGCAGGGCATCATCGGCGTCTTCCGCTAG
- a CDS encoding META domain-containing protein produces MDHPTVRRMATATFATAAGAALLAVPASPAGAVPGLTGRTFVSTSVLPAPIPGGGPLQISFGEKDRVSLTAGCNRMMGTAKARGGRLHFSQLASTRMACLPPRNLADTWASNFIRQAPTYRVAGVILTLSTATTTVVLREQPGARPGHPPPRR; encoded by the coding sequence ATGGACCACCCCACTGTGCGCCGCATGGCCACCGCCACTTTCGCGACCGCCGCCGGCGCCGCCCTGCTGGCCGTCCCGGCCTCCCCCGCCGGCGCGGTGCCCGGCTTGACCGGGCGCACCTTTGTGTCCACCTCGGTCCTGCCGGCGCCCATCCCGGGCGGCGGTCCGCTGCAGATCTCCTTCGGCGAGAAAGACCGGGTCAGCCTGACCGCCGGGTGCAACCGCATGATGGGCACCGCCAAGGCACGCGGCGGGCGGCTGCACTTCTCGCAACTCGCGTCGACGAGGATGGCGTGCCTGCCGCCGCGCAACCTGGCCGACACGTGGGCCTCGAACTTCATCCGGCAAGCACCGACCTACCGGGTGGCCGGAGTGATCCTCACCCTGTCCACGGCCACGACGACCGTCGTGCTGCGCGAGCAGCCCGGGGCCCGACCCGGGCACCCGCCCCCGCGGCGCTAG
- a CDS encoding polysaccharide pyruvyl transferase family protein: MTSPSVTTRIARAVRPEEVVYLVAPSGYPNYGDELIARIWLSHLRRVRPRATVVLDCHTPGQAALLLRDANPRAVFTDTLWRLAEHGRAVAADEQTDEKVDPQRPWEWVARAAAELGVAPRLGEGVDLLRRASSIHLVGGGYLNRQWSHHTGIVTAMAAVGTATGAGVYATGHGLLPLLPQDEWAAVVEALRGFDVFDVRDAASLAALDGVALAGGGSPCQTGDDVWLDLPSRGWGDRLVEQVRKRRGGAVLPDDGVVVCIQSDLVDDFAFAGSTGIDALAEFTAATLDHWRVPAERVTVLEAIPGHDYAVVKRLGDRLAGARVVPFLSVWRDGLPIGQGQTWLTTRFHPHLIAAAAGDSGAAIVAKPDYYGAKHQSLVDAGSRWTVVTDATVPERPTGGGFSPDARDRNSAAKVGLAERLYPPRRLARR, from the coding sequence ATGACCTCGCCGAGCGTGACCACCCGCATCGCCCGTGCCGTCCGCCCGGAGGAGGTCGTCTACCTCGTCGCACCGTCGGGCTACCCCAATTACGGCGACGAACTCATCGCGCGGATCTGGCTGTCGCACCTTCGTCGGGTCCGCCCGCGGGCCACCGTCGTGCTCGATTGCCACACGCCGGGCCAAGCGGCCCTCTTGCTGCGCGATGCCAATCCCCGTGCCGTGTTCACCGACACGCTGTGGCGCCTCGCCGAGCACGGCCGTGCCGTGGCGGCGGACGAGCAGACCGACGAGAAGGTCGATCCGCAACGCCCGTGGGAGTGGGTGGCCCGCGCGGCCGCCGAGTTGGGCGTCGCACCCCGCCTGGGCGAGGGCGTCGACCTGTTGCGCCGGGCGTCCTCGATCCATCTGGTCGGCGGCGGCTACCTCAACCGCCAGTGGAGTCATCACACCGGAATCGTCACCGCGATGGCGGCCGTCGGCACCGCCACCGGGGCCGGGGTGTACGCCACCGGACACGGTCTGTTGCCGCTGCTGCCGCAGGACGAATGGGCCGCGGTGGTCGAGGCACTGCGCGGTTTCGACGTGTTCGACGTCCGCGACGCGGCGTCACTGGCCGCTCTCGACGGGGTCGCGTTGGCGGGCGGCGGGAGCCCCTGCCAGACCGGTGACGACGTCTGGTTGGACCTGCCGTCGCGGGGGTGGGGCGACCGGCTCGTCGAGCAGGTCCGCAAGCGCCGCGGCGGGGCCGTGCTGCCCGACGACGGGGTGGTCGTGTGTATCCAATCCGACCTGGTCGACGACTTCGCCTTCGCCGGGTCGACCGGGATCGATGCCCTCGCCGAGTTCACCGCCGCCACCCTGGACCACTGGCGGGTGCCGGCGGAGCGGGTCACCGTCCTCGAAGCGATCCCCGGACACGACTACGCCGTCGTCAAACGGCTCGGTGACCGCCTCGCCGGCGCGCGCGTCGTGCCGTTCCTGTCGGTGTGGCGCGACGGCCTGCCGATCGGCCAGGGACAGACCTGGTTGACCACGCGTTTCCACCCGCATCTGATCGCCGCCGCCGCGGGGGACAGCGGTGCCGCGATCGTCGCGAAGCCGGACTACTACGGGGCCAAACACCAGTCGCTGGTCGACGCGGGTTCGCGGTGGACCGTCGTCACCGACGCGACGGTGCCGGAGCGCCCGACGGGAGGCGGCTTCTCCCCTGATGCCCGCGACCGCAACAGCGCCGCCAAGGTCGGCCTGGCCGAGCGGCTGTACCCGCCGCGCCGGTTGGCCCGTCGCTGA